The genomic DNA CAACTGCTCTCTGATTTAGCTCTACTGAATCCCAGCAACCAGATAGAAGGGACATCAATAGTAGCCCCACCAGACTCAGAGCCCACATTCTTCCCTTGAAGGTTACTGTGTTCCGCTCATTCCCCTTTCCCTGATACACCTTCGGCTCCCCCCTCCTGCATCGGTGTCGTTTTATCGGAAGAGGAAATTCCACTTCCATCCTTCATTCGTGTCTGGTTAGTAGATGTAATACTTTTAGGACGTGTCCGCATCATCCAGAATGGGAGACGCAATACAGCATCCTTTTGACTCTTCAGTACAAAGGGGCTGAAAGGGGCCATGTAGGGCACCCCAAAAGAACGTATGCTGTTCATATGGGCAATCAGCGCAATCAGCCCCAATGTAATGCCATACAGTCCCATAAACGCTGACAGTATCATAAAAACAAATCGGAACAGTCTCCCGGCCACCGCCATGTTATAGGCTGGAATGGCAAAGCTGGCAATCCCCGTCAGGGCTACCACAATCGTGAGCAGCGGGGTGACGATCCCGGCCTCCACAGCCGCTTGTCCCAAAACAAGCGCACCAATAACGGATACCGTTTGTCCACCCACACGTGGCATTCGAATACCTGCTTCACGCAAGATCTCGAAGGTAACCTCCAAAAGAAGCGCCTCCAGAAATGCTGGAAAAGGAACGGATTCCCGCTGAGCCAGTATGCTGATCAGCAGCGGGGTCGGTATCATTTCATAATGGTAGGTGGTTAAGGCAATGTAGAGAGAGGGTCCCAGAATTAGAATGATAAAGCTGATATATCGAATGAGTCGGACGACAGTCGCCATATCGTAACGTTCCTCATAATCCGAAGCACTCTGAAAGAATTGGGCAAATACGGTAGGCATCACCAGTACAAACGGATTTCCATCTATGATGAGCGCCACTCGGCCCTCCATAATATTGCTACTGATCGTATCGGGTCTTTCCGTGTTATAGATCGTTGGGAATGGTGTAAAATTATGGTCCTGTATCATTTCCTCTACCATACCGGATTCAAATACGGCGTCGATATTGATGTTTTTTACCCGTTGACGAACTTCATCTACGACACTTGGATCTGCAATATTCTTCATATACAGCATGGCTACATTTGTGAGGGACGTGCTCCCTACTTTGAACATCTCCATCGTAAGATCGGAGCTTTTAATTCGTCGTCGGACAAGAGAGAGATTCGTGAACAGGGATTCCACAAATCCCTCTTTCGGCCCCCTGACGACAGACTGTGTGCTAGGTTCGTTGACCGCACGCGTCTCTCCTCCACGTGTACCGCACGCAATGGCCTTTTTACAGCCTTCCAGTAAAATGATCGTATCTCCCATCAATAGCTGTTCCATCATGGAATTCCAATCATCGCATTCCTTCACTTCACCAAGTTCAAGTGCATGGCCCTGTATCTGACTGAATAGCCTTTCTGCACTTTCTACCTCAGCAGCCACCTCGGCGGACGGTCGGCCAAGCAACGATTTCATGACAAGTTCATTCACCGTGTCCGTCTTGACCATACTATCCAAAAATACAATGGCGGCAGGAATGTCCGCTTTCAGTCCCACACTAAAGCGACGAATCAGGAAGTCCGGGCTGTCTGACGTCAACTCCTTGATCTGTTGTAAGTTGGCTTCCACATTAACTTCAATCTTGAAAGAACGTGAAGACTTTCCATTATTCTTGTCCGCACCCGCCTTTTTATTATGTTTGCGATAGGGATAACGAATCATGAGCAAACCTCATCTCCAGAAAGGTAGCAATAGACACCACCTGTTTTTCCTAATTCTTGTATGTTTGGAGTATGCTCAATCTATTCCCAGTTATGCACTACATGCAAGGACGAAACGTTATAAGTCACACTAGCGTATTAAATTTCAAATAATTCTGCATTTTCAAGCCTAACATTCGTTTTTTTGATAATATGAAGTAATATGCCTCTCGGGAGGGTTAGCATCTTGTTTAGTACGTTTTTTGTAAATACCTGTATCCTTGTTACCTTTCTGTACATAACCGGTGTCATATCGCAAAGATATAAAATACGTCTCCAAAATTTAAAACGTAAAGCTCATTGGATCGGAGGCGCTCTTTTTGGGTGCTATGGCATTGTCTTGATGTGCTATTCGATCCCAGTTGGTTTTAATACCATTGCCGATCTTCGTCATCTGGCTATCGTAGCTACGGCGGCTTACATTGGCGGCCCGGCAACACTCATGGCTACCCTATTTATATGCTTAGGCAGATTATTGCTGTTTGGTGTCACCACTCAAGCCATTGTGGGGGCTTTTTTTATGATGCTCGTGGGCCTGGGTTGCGCTTTGCTGTCAAATCTGTCCTGGTCACGTTTAACGAAGCTGATGATGATGAACGTTTTCGCTTTGGGCATTATTTTCTGCTCTCTCTCAATTAATTTGAATGATATTGATGATGTTCTGAACGTTTATCCGCTCCATTTCGTTATTTCTATGGCAGGTGGATTTCTCCTGTATCTCATAGCCGAGTCCATCAACACGTCCAATGAGCTGTTGCTTCGTCTGGAGCATACCTCCTTTACAGACTATCTCACGAATCTGAGCAACAGAAGACAGCTTGAATTTTCACTGGAAGAGAAGCTTCCCCAAGCTCGTCAACGCCATGAGCATCTATCTATACTTGTATTGGATATTGATCATTTTAAAGAAGTGAACGATACCTACGGTCATGCGGCGGGGGATGCGGTGCTGCGCCAGCTAGGTCAGATTTTGAGGAAAAAATGTCGCTCCTTTGATGTGGTAACCCGCAGCGGCGGGGAGGAATTCACCGTACTTCTGCCGAATTGTGCTTTCCGGCAAGCGTTACGTATAGCGAATCAGATCCTTGGCGGGGTAGATCAGTACGAGTTCGTTGTATCAGACGGGCTTATACTCAAAGTCACAGTGTCTATCGGCGTAACGACCTTTCCCGATAACGGGGAGGATATGTCCGGAGCGGCTCTGCTGGAACAGGCGGATAGAGCACTATACGAAGCTAAAAATGCAGGGCGTAATCGGGTCTGCTCCTATCAGGCATAAAGCTCGGCATTCTTTTCATTTACGATTTCGCATCATATGAGTACCCTGCAGAAATAGCCGATACATCCCTCTCTTGGAAGAGTCGTATCGGCTATTATCCGTTTTGAAAAAAATGTGTTAATCCCCTTTGGAAGAAGCCTTGGCATCCTCGCCTTCATTACGGATGCTGCCGCCCACCACCAGCGTTGTACGCTTGGCGAGTGAAGCCAGCGTATGAGACTCCCATACCTCCAGCATACGTCGTTCGCTCTCGACCAAGATTTCGGATACGGCGGTTGCAAGCTCCCCACAAAAGGGGTTCGTCTCTGGTTCATGCATCATACCTGGAAAAATCGGATCACATATTTCAATGGCGTGGTATATATCGGCAAGTGTAATATGCTCCGCCGAACGGGTAAGCACATAGCCTCCCTCACGGCCTTCACGTGCTGCTATTAATTCTGCCTGTACAAGTCGCGTCAGCACCCTGCGCACCAAGGTGACCTCACAGTCGATAGAGCGGGCAATAGATCCGCTGGCACAGAGCTCTCCATGCTTTTCCAAATAGACAAGCGCCTTTACCGCCACCCCAAGCCATCTGGGCGTTGCGGTGCGTAGTCTTTTTTCACTATTCAAATGAAATGACACCCCTAAGCTGTAGAAACTTCGTTGAATGCATTGTACGTGAAGTCAGAAGTAAGTTCAACCCTGAAGGCTTGAATCTCCTGTAGCACAAGCGCTCAAAGTAAAATAACTTAGCCGCACTTCGCCACTCAACCACAGGTACACATCATGTGTACCCGAGACTGGACCCAGTGCTTCTGAGAGCGTCATCCATGCTTGCGCTCCTCCCGTATGACCAACGCTTATACGTGCTGCAACTTCGCTGTCCGGCGTATCCAAACGAAGCTCAATTGCTGCATCGTGGCTATTGCCTGACACTCGGCATTGAAGTTTAACCACGCTCATCGTATCTAATTCTACGCCATGAAAGGCAATCCAGCCGGGACGTTGAGGTGAACGCGGACGTACACAAGCCTCCTTTTGCTCCTTGCTTTCATCCAGCAGGACATGGGAACAATCATCAAAGTTTTCAGCGCGAATGCTTTGTCTGGCTTGCCGGGGCGGGATAACTTCGCCTAGAACGTTCACAGGGTGCTCCAGCCGGATATCCGCTGAAGAGGCACCTGCCAGCAAGGTGTACTCGCCAGCTTCAACGCAATAGCGATCCCGTGTAACATCCCAAATCGCCCAATCCCTCACTCGCATTGTAAAAGAAATCGTTCGCGTCTCCCCCGGCTGTAAGCAGATGCGTTGAAATCCACACAATGTCTTCAGCGCTCGTTTTACTCGCGAAGCTCCGGGCCGTACATATAGCTGTACAACCTCCTCCCCGGCAGCTATGCCCCGATTCGTAATGTCCACCGATACATTCAGGGTATCCGTAGCATCTAGAGCACCCAAAAAGTTCACACTACCTTCGGGGACGGACCTATCGTTGGGATTGGGCCCTTGGGCATCTGTGCGCAGATGGCTGTACTCAAATGGCGAATACGTCAAACCGTGGCCGAACGCGTACAAAGGTTCACCTTCAAAATATTGATAGGTACGTCCGCCGCGAATAATATCGTAATCTTTGATATCACCCAATTGCTCCTCCGCCTGGTACCATGTCATATTCAAACGACCCGCTGGCGCATAATCCCCAAACAGCACATCCGCTACTGCCGTGCCATGCTCTTGTCCGGCATGAGACGTGTACACGATCGCCGGAATATGCTCCTGTACCCAAGGGATGGCAAACGGATAGCTGCCCGTCAGAACCACGATCGTATTAGGGTTAACCCGATACACTTCCTCGATGAGCCGCTGCTGGGAGGCTGCCAGCTCCAAGCCTGGACGGTCATTCTCTTCCTTGCCGTTAATCAGCGGGTGATTGCCGACGAATACAATCACTGTATCTGCTGCTTGCGCAGTGGCTATCGCTTCCACTAAACCGTCCGACACCGTCTCTAACCGGAATGTTGTATGGTCTTGGTTAACAGCTTCCGTTACCTTCAATGAACCCTCTGTCCCTGTGATCACAGGCTTGCCGTTCCATGTCGTCCAGAGACACTCCCCCTTGTCAACAGGGGTCAGTCCAAAGACTTCTTTGACATACCAGCCATACGCTTCCTTAGCTGTCACACGAAGCGTTTCCTCATCGCTCGTCACATAGGTACCCAGGCGCTCGTCGGTCAACGTGACGCTGCCGTAGCCCCAATCGTTCATGGTCAAAACCGTTGGTTCGGCATCATGGGACAACCGCATGTCACCGGAGGAATCAACCGTAAGCCTCGCTCCGTCATTCGCCGCCGCGAAGGTCACGCGATCCTTGGCATCGCGGTATACGACGCGCTCCTGCGCGTCTTTGCTTTCCAGCTTGGCGCGAATCGCTTCAAGCGGTGTCACAAAATATGGAAGCGTGCCGGAATACCAGTCGCGGTACACCTCATTGCCAAGCGCCCCGATCACCGCCACCTTGCCGCATCCCGCAGGGTCGAGCGGCAGGAGCGAACGCTCATTTTTCAACAGTACGATCTGCTCTCTCGCTGCACGCAACGACAGTTCACGGGCTTGCTCTGTCATCAGAGCCTCTTCCCCGATCAGGGCATAGGGATTGTCTGCCGCCGGATCAAATTCCCCCAGTCTAAATCGAACACGAAATGTATGGAACAACGCCTGATCCAGGTCCGTTTCTTGCAGCGTTCCTTGCGCCAAGGCATCACGAATGGCCTGCTTGGACAAATCCGCATCATCCGTAATGCTGTCGATCCCCGCGCGAATGGATTCAGCCACACCCGGTGTGTGGGAGTCATAATACTGATGGTCCTTTACGATTCCCATCACATCACCAGCATCACTGACGACAAAGCCGTCCATTCCCCATTCGCCCCTGACAATATCATTAACACCGTGATACAACGTAGCGGGCGTTCCATTAATCAGGTTATAAGAGGTCATCATGGATTGGGCTTTGCCTTCCGTAAAAGGCTTCTCAAAGGCTTTCAGATAGTATTCACGAAGGTTTCGCGGGTCTATGCTGGAGGAATCACTTCCCCGGTCCACCTCGTTATTGTTTCCGAGGAAATGTTTCAATGTCGCAACCGCTTTCAAATATATCGGATGATCGCCCTGTATGCCTTTAACCAATTCCTTCGCCAGTTCTCCCGTTAAATACGGGTCTTCTCCATACGCTTCCTCATTACGCCCCCAGCGCGGATCACGTTCCATATCTACGGTTGGTGCCCATAACGTCAGTCCGTTTAGCGCCGGGTCACGGCGGTAGTATACACGCGCTTCATCTGAAATAACCGAGCCGACTTGTCGCATCAGTTCCGTATCCCACGTACAAGCCAACCCCACAGGCTGTGGAAAGGAAGTCGCCTCACCTAACCAGGCTATACCATGTGCTGCTTCCGTACCATGCTTGTATGCGGCGACTCCCAATCGTTCAATGGCAGGCTGGTATTGCAGCATAGATTCAATCTTTTCCTCCAAGGTTAGGCGGGACACCAAATCCCATACACGCTCGTCCAGATGAATCTTCGGATTTTGAAAAAAATATTCTAAATCCGTTGTTTCATGACTCATATCCATCATCTCCTTCTCTCCATTTAAAATATCATAAAAGGCTGTTATGAAAGCGTTTTAATATATCATAGCGAAAAAGGAGTACCCCGGCAACAATTGCCGCTGCTCACCATTTGGCTCCGTTTCTTCATTCAATACTGGATAGAGCAGCGTCGCCAATGGCGTGGATATCGGATGTTTGTTAGGACATGAGCGTACAATCACGAATTGTAGCTTCGTCTGCGTCTTCTTGCATAACCACTCAGGAAGCTTTTAGCCAATGTGCCTGGTTAGTAGCAGTGTGCAAATTAAAAAAAATGTATATTTTCTTCAATAAACAAAGCAAAAAATAATATTTTTTGGTATAATCAGGATATATAATCGAAGGAGGAAGGGTTTATGAAAAATACCGGAATGACACGGCCTCTGGATCAATTGGGGCGAATCGTGCTTCCCAAGGAAATGCGCACCACGATGGATATCAATATTGGTGATTCGCTCGAATTTTTCGTGAATGAAGAAGGATTTGTATTAAGGAAATATACAGGTGTATCCTGCAAATTTTGCGGCGCAGTTGATCATTTGACTTATTTTCGTGATAGCTTTATTTGCGCCGATTGCATTCAGGTATTAAAGACAGAGGAAAATGTACACCCCACCAGCACCGAAGCCATCCAGGCTCAGGAACATACCAAGCCGGTTCGTAAGCATACAACCTCGCAGCCTAAACAATCCAGAGTACAGCAAGGAGAAATGGTAAAAAAGCTCCGAAAGCTGATTCAAGAACATCCCAACCTGCCACAAAAGGTATATGCTCAAATGCTCGATATCTCGCAAGGTCGGGTGTCCCAACTGAAAAAGCTGCTTTAAATGATCCCGTAATTTATTACAAAATATACTTAGATCCAATGGATTGCCATCCTATTGTTTTCCGTCAAATATTCATTCGTCAGGTGTAGAGCAAGGAGCGTATTCGTTAATGTGTTCCTGACTTTTCATCTGACTTTTTTGTCGTTCTCCTCCCCTATCAACGTGACAATAATCACATACTCTCCATCCATCCATATATACAATATATAGACTGAAACAATTGTTTAGTACACGATATCGTCAATATATTGTTTTTGGAGAATAATATATATTTTACTATATGGAGGTTTTTGCAATGAAGGTGTTGGAGGAACATCAATTATACAGCATCGGCGAGCGGGTCATTGGAGCACAAGACCTGGACATGCTGCGGGAGAATGCAAATTTGAATGGAGAATCGTTCAGTGGCAAAATGAGCAAGCTTGGCTCCGAGTACGCGAAGTGGTATGCGCGACTACGTGTGCTTCCGCCTGAACTGACAGACGCGATCGACCACGGGTATGTGTATGTTCACGATTTGGACCAATATGCGCTCGGAACTACGAACTGTATCTTTATTCCTTTTGGTCGCCTGCTGCGAGATGGCTTTAATACAGGCAACGGCTCTGTGCGCACCCCGCAAACTATTATGTCTGCTATGGCACTGGTGGCTATCATATTCCAGTCTCAGCAAAACAGCCAATTTGGAGGTGTCTCTGCCAATAAAATAGATTGGGACCTTGCTCCTTACGTGGCCCGGTCCTTCCGCAAGCATCTGCGCAAGGGATTGCGCCTGTTCGGAGAAGAAATAGAATCGGCGATGCCTGATGACGAATTACATATAGCCAACAGTCTATTACATGAGGTCTGCCCTCGTTCATACGCATTCGCACGTGAAGAAACGGAGACGGAGACCCGCCAGGCCGCTGAATCCCTTATTCATAACCTGAATACCATGAGCAGTCGGGCAGGTGGACAAATTCCGTTCACCTCACTGAATTACGGAATGTGTACTTCTGCTGAGGGGCGACTTGTTACACTGTCATTGCTGGAGGCCACTATCCGTGGCTTGGGCAGCGGGGAAACCCCTATTTTCCCACAGCATATTTTCCAATGCAAACAGGGAATTAATCAGTCCGAAGGCGATATCAACTATGACTTGTTCCTGCGGGCGGTTGAGTGCTCCAGCAAACGTATGTATCCCAATTTCGTTAATGTGGATGCTACCTTCAACCTGCCCTATTACCGCGCAGATGATCCGGATACCATTATTGCGACGATGGGCTGCCGTACCCGCACCATTGCTGACCGTTTCGGCAGAAACCGTCAAAGCGGCAAGGGTAATCTCTCATTCAATACGATTAATCTGGTGCGTCTTGGCATTGAATACGGTATTTGCACAGGCAAGCGCAAGGTACCTGACCGGGATGGCTTTGATACCAGACTGGAAGAGGTTATGCGCATTGCCGTGGATGGACTGATCCATCGCTACCATATACAGACCAACCAGCCGGCAAAAGCCTCAGACTTTATGATGCGCGAAGGGGTATGGGAAGGCGGAGAAGAGCTGGAGCCGGATGAACAGGTGGGAAGCGTACTAAAGCACGGTACGCTTTCTATGGGGTTCATCGGGTTAGCTGAGTGCATGAAGGCACTGTACGGCAAACACCACGGGGAGGATGACGCTGTATACCGCGAGGCGGAGCGAATCATAGCTTCCATGCGTGTCTACTGCGACCGGATGAGTGAATTGCATAACCTTAATATTACGCTGTTCGCTACGCCTGCCGAGGGTCTATCCGGCAAATTCACGTTGCTGGATCAGCGTGATTTCGGAGTCATTCCCGGTGTGAATGACCGTGAATACTACACGAATTCTTTTCATATTCCCGTGTACTATACGCTTCCGGCTGCCCGTAAAATCAGCCTCGAAGCCCCATTTCATAATCTGTGCAACGCTGGTGCGATTTCGTACATAGAGCTGGATGGTAATGCGCGGAATAACCCGGAGGCGTTTCTTAAAATTGTACAATACGCGCTCCATCAAAACATTGGGTACTTCTCCATCAATCATCCGGTAGACCGCTGCACAGAATGCGGCTACGAGGGCATTATCGGGACAAGCTGTCCCCAATGCGGTGCTGATGAAGAACATACGCATTTTCAGCGTTTGCGCCGGGTAACGGGATATCTGACAGGTGATTATACCGTTCGCTTCAACGCCGCGAAACAGGCTGAGGTGCGTGACCGGGTGAAGCATCGGTGAATTTGTGCGGCTACATTCCAGAATCTCTGAACGAAGGGCATGGCCTGCGTACCGTCGTATTCATTAGCGGTTGCCGCCATGCCTGCCCCGGCTGCTTCAATCCCTCGTCATGGAGCTTCCGCGCAGGTGAACCGTTCACACCTGAACGGCAGCAGGAAGTCATCCGTGACATCGCAGATAATCCACTGCTGGACGGGTTAACCCTTTGCGGCGGAGATCCTTTTTTCTCAGCAGCGGAATGCTCGCAGTTTGTGCGCAATTTCCGCGCAACCTGCCCGGACCGAACCGTGTGGGCCTATACGGGCTTTTGCTATGAGGAGCTGCTTACGGATCAGGCACGCCGGGAGCTGGCGCTGCTGTGTGATGTGATTGTGGACGGTCGTTTTGTAGAACAGCAAAAGGATCTGACCCTTCCCTTCCGGGGAAGCCGCAATCAACGACTGGTGGATGTGAAAGCCAGCATTCAGGCAGGATCTATAGTTACATTAGCCTAAGGCGATGTTATACTCGCATAAGCTGTTATGCCCTAAGACAAGTCCATTCCCTATGGGGAGGGCTTGTCTTTTTTGTGTGTAATGGAGAAGGCCTGTACTTCAAGATGCTTCAGATCGGGGACACCAATAGCGTACTGATGATCAGAACGCTTTTAATAAACCTTGAATCAGCTTCCATGAACTTAATCATTTCATTACAGGTTCAAACGGAGTTTCTATTGCGTATCCCGCAAGTTTCACTTATGATGGTGAACAAGTATACGAGTGCATAAATATTCGTCATACCACAATCGCATAGCTTGGAGATAGGTGCCTGTTCTATTCAGTTCAGGCTTAAAAGGGAAGCCGGTGCAAGTCCGGCGCGGTCCCGCCACTGTAAACGGGGAATTTTCAGCTGTTGGTACACCCACTGGTCCAAAGACCGGGAAGGAGCGCTGAAAGTCATGATCCGTAAGTCAGGAGACCTGCCTATTTTAACAACATCGCAAGTACCTACGGGAGATAGGGAGGTGTTAAGAGCAGTCGCCGAATTTTTATTTTTAAATAACGGAGACATTCTTTCCCATACTCATTTTTACACCCGGGGAGGAATGTCTTTTTTTGTACGCAAAAATAAACTGGCTACCAGCCTAGGAGGAAAAGTACATGTCATTTACTCAAGTGCCTGAATTGCCTGGCCTGACCAGCAGTAGTCTGGGATATCCGCGTATCGGCGGAAACCGGGAATGGAAAAAAGCACTGGAACGCTTCTGGAACGGCAGCATCGATGAGAGCGAGCTGCATACCGAGATGAAACGATTGCGGCTGGAGCATCTGAGCAAGCAGCGTGACAAGGGAATTGATCGAATTCCGGTCGGAGACTTTACCTATTATGATCACATGCTTGATACATCCGTGATGTTCGGTCTGGTGCCGGAACGGTTCAACTATCGTCCCGACGGACCTGTTCCCCTATCCATCTATTTCGGGATAGCCCGTGGACAAAAGGGTGCCACCGCCAGTGAAATGACCAAATGGCTGAATACCAACTATCACTACATCGTGCCCGAATTGGCCAATGCAACCCCGGTGTTCACCGAGAATAAGCCGTTGCAGGCTTATCGTGAAGCGAAACAGGAACTGAGCATTGAGGGTAAGCCCGTCATGATCGGTCCTTATTCGTTCGTTGCTCTGTCCAAAGGCTATGACCGCAAGGATTTGGCCGCCATCGTGAGAAGTTTCCTGCCACTGTACACCCGCGTCCTGTCTGAGCTGGCTGCGGAAGGCGTTCAGTGGGTGCAGGTGGATGAGCCTGTCCTGACCACCTCATTCCCGGCAGAGGATTTGGACATTATTCAGGAGGCCTATGAGGCTTTGGCCCAAGCGGCTCCATCCTTAAATATCGTGCTGCAAACCTACTTTGGCAGTCTGGATCATTATGAGCGCCTGTCCACGCTCCCGGTACAGGGAATAGGTCTTGATTTTGTGCATGATGATGGCGAAAACCTTCAGCAGGTACTCCGCCATGGCTTCCCCGCAGGGAAAACACTAGCCGCTGGGGTCATTGATGGGCGTAATATATGGCGCTCCGATCTGAACGTCGTGGCGGCGCTGCTTGGGCAACTGGCGGAGCAAACAACTGCTGCGCAGCTCATCGTGCAGCCATCATGCAGTCTGCTGCATGTGCCAGTCAGTCTGGAAGCCGAACACAAGCTGGACCGGGAGCTGATGCAAGCGCTGGCCTTTGCTGATGAAAAGCTGGAAGAAATCGCAGCTTTGACCGCTGCGCTTGGCAAACGCGAACCCTCGGCACTTGCCAAGCTTGGGCAGAGTGCGGACGCGGTAGCCCGCTTCAACAGCTCAGCGGCACGAGTACAGACCGCTGCCGATATGGCGGCTCTACTGGCGAAAGAGCCGCAGTCACGCAGCGTTCCCTTCGCTGAGCGTCGTGTGATCCAGCAGGACAAGCTGAAGCTGCCTCCATTGCCTACGACGACGATTGGCAGCTTTCCGCAAACCGCCGAGGTTCGCAAAGCCCGTCTGCATTATCGCAAAGGGGAGTGGTCTGCTGAGCAGTATCGGACGTTCATTCAGCAGCAAATCAAGGAGTGGATTGATATTCAGGAGGACATTGGCATTGATGTGCTCGTACATGGGGAATTTGAGCGGACAGACATGGTTGAATTTTTTGGCGAAAAGCTGAAAGGCTTTGCCTTTACACAAAACGGGTGGGTGCAGTCCTACGGCTCCCGGTGTGTTAAACCTCCGATTATATACGGAGACGTGTCGTTCGATCAACCCATGACCGTGGAAGAAACGGCCTTCGCCCAATCGTTGACCTCCAAGCCAGTCAAAGGAATGCTGACAGGTCCGGTAACGATTTTGAATTGGTCCTTCGAGCGTAATGATATTCCTCGCAGTCAGGTTGCTTTACAGTTAGCACTGGCCCTGCGGGCAGAGGTAGAAGCACTGGAACAAGCGGGGATTGGCATGATTCAGGTCGATGAACCCGCGATCCGTGAAGGGCTTCCACTGAAAAAAGAACAGCAGCAAGCCTATCTGGCGTGGGCGGTTCAAGCCTTCCTTGTTACAATAGCAACCGTTGATCCCGCCACCCAAATCCATACGCATATGTGCTATTCCGAATTTCAGGATATGATCCAATCCATCTCCGATATGGATGCCGACGTCATTTCTATTGAAACCTCGCGTAGCCACGGTGAACTGATTGTCAGCTTTGAGGATCAGGTGTACGACAAGGGCATCGGTCTGGGCGTATATGATATCCATAGCCCGCGCATTCCCGATGTGTCTGAAATGCTGAGTATGATACAGCGTGCCCTGCGCGTACTGCCTTCTGATTTATTTTGGGTCAATCCAGACTGCGGCTTGAAAACCCGCACCAAGGATGAATCCGTCGCCGCATTGCGGCAAATGGTGCTGGCCGCTCAAGCAGCCAGAGATTCGTTGGCTGCATCCAGCTAATTTCTATACCCTCCCCTTCCCGGCTCCCTTTTTCCCTCGACGCCGGAAGGGGATTCTATTCCAAATCATATAATGTGTATGCCCCTTGAATATGCTCGGGTGTTCCCTGCTTCATATGTACACCCAAGCCATGCTCTCTATCCCATGAACAGCTAAAATTCAAATACAGCTCATCCTCTTCCTTTGAGTCAGGAACCAGTATAGACACGGGCTGTAGCCGTTCCAGCAGTTGTTCCAAGCGTTCCACATAAGGCGCATA from Paenibacillus sp. FSL R10-2782 includes the following:
- a CDS encoding anaerobic ribonucleoside triphosphate reductase; this translates as MKVLEEHQLYSIGERVIGAQDLDMLRENANLNGESFSGKMSKLGSEYAKWYARLRVLPPELTDAIDHGYVYVHDLDQYALGTTNCIFIPFGRLLRDGFNTGNGSVRTPQTIMSAMALVAIIFQSQQNSQFGGVSANKIDWDLAPYVARSFRKHLRKGLRLFGEEIESAMPDDELHIANSLLHEVCPRSYAFAREETETETRQAAESLIHNLNTMSSRAGGQIPFTSLNYGMCTSAEGRLVTLSLLEATIRGLGSGETPIFPQHIFQCKQGINQSEGDINYDLFLRAVECSSKRMYPNFVNVDATFNLPYYRADDPDTIIATMGCRTRTIADRFGRNRQSGKGNLSFNTINLVRLGIEYGICTGKRKVPDRDGFDTRLEEVMRIAVDGLIHRYHIQTNQPAKASDFMMREGVWEGGEELEPDEQVGSVLKHGTLSMGFIGLAECMKALYGKHHGEDDAVYREAERIIASMRVYCDRMSELHNLNITLFATPAEGLSGKFTLLDQRDFGVIPGVNDREYYTNSFHIPVYYTLPAARKISLEAPFHNLCNAGAISYIELDGNARNNPEAFLKIVQYALHQNIGYFSINHPVDRCTECGYEGIIGTSCPQCGADEEHTHFQRLRRVTGYLTGDYTVRFNAAKQAEVRDRVKHR
- the nrdG gene encoding anaerobic ribonucleoside-triphosphate reductase activating protein — translated: MNLCGYIPESLNEGHGLRTVVFISGCRHACPGCFNPSSWSFRAGEPFTPERQQEVIRDIADNPLLDGLTLCGGDPFFSAAECSQFVRNFRATCPDRTVWAYTGFCYEELLTDQARRELALLCDVIVDGRFVEQQKDLTLPFRGSRNQRLVDVKASIQAGSIVTLA
- the metE gene encoding 5-methyltetrahydropteroyltriglutamate--homocysteine S-methyltransferase; this encodes MSFTQVPELPGLTSSSLGYPRIGGNREWKKALERFWNGSIDESELHTEMKRLRLEHLSKQRDKGIDRIPVGDFTYYDHMLDTSVMFGLVPERFNYRPDGPVPLSIYFGIARGQKGATASEMTKWLNTNYHYIVPELANATPVFTENKPLQAYREAKQELSIEGKPVMIGPYSFVALSKGYDRKDLAAIVRSFLPLYTRVLSELAAEGVQWVQVDEPVLTTSFPAEDLDIIQEAYEALAQAAPSLNIVLQTYFGSLDHYERLSTLPVQGIGLDFVHDDGENLQQVLRHGFPAGKTLAAGVIDGRNIWRSDLNVVAALLGQLAEQTTAAQLIVQPSCSLLHVPVSLEAEHKLDRELMQALAFADEKLEEIAALTAALGKREPSALAKLGQSADAVARFNSSAARVQTAADMAALLAKEPQSRSVPFAERRVIQQDKLKLPPLPTTTIGSFPQTAEVRKARLHYRKGEWSAEQYRTFIQQQIKEWIDIQEDIGIDVLVHGEFERTDMVEFFGEKLKGFAFTQNGWVQSYGSRCVKPPIIYGDVSFDQPMTVEETAFAQSLTSKPVKGMLTGPVTILNWSFERNDIPRSQVALQLALALRAEVEALEQAGIGMIQVDEPAIREGLPLKKEQQQAYLAWAVQAFLVTIATVDPATQIHTHMCYSEFQDMIQSISDMDADVISIETSRSHGELIVSFEDQVYDKGIGLGVYDIHSPRIPDVSEMLSMIQRALRVLPSDLFWVNPDCGLKTRTKDESVAALRQMVLAAQAARDSLAASS